The Lewinellaceae bacterium genome has a segment encoding these proteins:
- a CDS encoding phage tail protein → MEPFIGEIILFAGNFAPKGWSFCNGQLLSIEVNAALYSILGTNFGGNGTTTFGLPDLRGRVPVHPGSGVGLTKRTLGETGGTETIVIRQDQLPVHSHAVSSTMDIPIVYEEAEMSFTASVLITRQSANLWADSQSGKISSKVFEEVSTESSGKNQPVDHMPPFQCIHYIIALQGIYPART, encoded by the coding sequence ATGGAACCATTTATTGGAGAAATCATCCTCTTTGCCGGCAATTTTGCACCCAAAGGCTGGTCGTTCTGCAATGGTCAGTTGTTGTCTATTGAGGTGAATGCAGCCCTGTACTCCATACTGGGTACAAACTTCGGGGGCAACGGAACCACTACCTTCGGGCTTCCGGATCTCCGGGGAAGAGTCCCGGTACATCCGGGTTCAGGAGTGGGCCTGACAAAAAGAACTCTTGGTGAGACAGGGGGCACAGAAACAATAGTCATCCGGCAGGATCAATTGCCGGTACATTCCCATGCGGTTTCTTCCACCATGGATATTCCAATTGTCTATGAAGAAGCGGAAATGAGTTTTACGGCCTCGGTGCTGATTACCCGGCAAAGCGCAAATTTATGGGCAGACAGCCAGTCGGGAAAAATATCGTCCAAAGTATTTGAAGAAGTGTCTACCGAATCGTCCGGAAAAAACCAGCCCGTTGACCATATGCCGCCCTTCCAATGTATCCATTATATCATTGCCTTACAGGGAATTTACCCGGCAAGAACCTGA
- a CDS encoding phage tail protein — MDPFIGQIQAFGFNFPPRGWAFCDGQILSIAQNTALFSLLGTTFGGDGRSTFGLPELRGRSIVHAGHGPGLSDIRWGAKGGVETVTLSVANMPSHNHATVMNLGGTAEESGAGHFLGSSGTLFAEDAAGTTLNAGAITSGNNGGSQGFNNRNPYLGIYVSIALVGIFPSRN; from the coding sequence ATGGATCCTTTTATTGGTCAAATTCAGGCCTTTGGCTTTAATTTCCCACCGCGTGGATGGGCATTTTGCGACGGGCAAATACTCTCCATCGCCCAAAACACAGCCTTGTTTTCTCTTTTGGGCACCACTTTCGGAGGTGACGGACGTTCCACCTTCGGATTACCCGAACTCAGAGGTCGTTCGATCGTGCATGCAGGTCATGGCCCCGGGTTGAGTGATATCAGATGGGGAGCAAAAGGAGGGGTTGAAACGGTAACCCTTTCGGTGGCCAATATGCCTTCACACAACCACGCCACTGTAATGAATCTAGGCGGCACAGCCGAAGAATCCGGCGCCGGTCATTTCCTGGGCTCCAGTGGAACGTTATTTGCAGAAGATGCTGCAGGTACAACCCTTAATGCCGGAGCCATTACTTCTGGAAATAATGGCGGTAGTCAGGGTTTCAACAACAGGAACCCATACCTGGGTATTTACGTAAGTATTGCCCTTGTTGGAATTTTCCCTTCCAGAAATTAA
- a CDS encoding patatin-like phospholipase family protein — MSNTHLPITNLILEGGGVKGIAYVGALEVLDNLKMLDKIENVAGTSAGAITPWLVSLRYTAAEIKKNVFDLDFSSFEDHKNPLRIATKYGLFTSKPKQRLWNHLLEKSSSLPAILHPKAGRSAMVSCCLLR, encoded by the coding sequence ATGTCAAACACCCATTTACCTATTACCAATCTCATCCTGGAAGGGGGAGGCGTTAAAGGAATTGCTTACGTAGGAGCACTTGAGGTTTTGGATAATCTTAAAATGCTTGACAAAATTGAAAACGTGGCAGGCACTTCAGCCGGTGCCATTACCCCTTGGCTGGTTTCACTCAGGTATACTGCGGCGGAAATCAAAAAAAATGTTTTTGACCTCGATTTCAGCTCTTTTGAGGATCATAAAAATCCGCTCCGGATTGCCACAAAATACGGGCTTTTTACTTCAAAACCAAAACAACGCTTATGGAACCATTTATTGGAGAAATCATCCTCTTTGCCGGCAATTTTGCACCCAAAGGCTGGTCGTTCTGCAATGGTCAGTTGTTGTCTATTGAGGTGA